tggagagATTTATGAGTCAACCACGATTAGCTAAAAAGCAAGTCAAGAtcttagataaggggcagtctgcagaggctttgatacaaggtaatcttgaggtaaaaagtataaccgtgttggttatacaaaactgggtaataaTGGGAATCTATATCTCTTTAGACAAACTTCGGTGTAGACTCTTTAATTATATAAAATCAGTATAGGTagataccacaggcaaaaccaGTTATTTCAAATACTGAAATAAAGTTTAGCTAATACTctagcagaaaaaacaaaaaaaaaaaaccacaatttgCAAAATTGTAATAAAATTCATTTTAATTAGATAAAAAGATATATTGTACCATAAAAGCCAAGACTCAGTCAAATtagcaatattaaaataatatatctcAGAAAGGTTAGAAATAACTTAAAAAACCATTTATATACACAGCAGCCACATAGGCCGTAAATAAAACAAGTTAACTTCTCTGCCGGCCTGTAGTGTGGAACAGGGTGACAGATTCTGTCATGTAATCCTGTATAAGCCAGAGAAGGCGTCAGTTCCCACAGGGTGTCATAGTCCTTGGGAATTCTCATCTTCAGAAAAGATTGAATCTGCAGCACCAGGAAAATCCCCTCCTTCCCCAAGGATCTGTAGGCGCAAGGAAAGCGGCAACAGGAGGCTGGCGAAACTAAAAGCATTGTTTGCAGGCGATTCGGAAAGCAGAGGGGTCCCAGATTCGCTATCAGGATCTGTAGGAGAAAGGGAGCCACTACCTTCTCCTACTGTCCCCCAGCGGTCAAGAGGGGGGCTGTGAGAGAAGTGGCAACGTGCACCATATGGGCAATCGCCAAGAGCAGCAAAGTGGCGACAAGGCTCTCTGCCACTTTTAGGGTGCTGGAAATGACAGCGTGCTCCATAAGGACATCCACCCGGTGACCGCCATAGACGGCAACGCTCCTTGCTGTATGGGGCTGAATTGCGACGTGTAGGCAGCCGCAGCGCATCAGGGGAGGAGGGCAGCTCTCGGCGCTCCTGAGGGCTATGGATGAAGAGACATCTTAGGCCATAGTTGCAGGTTCCAAGAACATGGAAAGAGCGGCACAGTTCAGTCTTGTACTTGGGATGCTGGATTGGAGGACGGAGCTCACTCAGACCATGAGCAAACTGGCAACGGTTCCTGTAGGCGCAGAAGCCACTTTCTGCATATCTGCTGCACAGCTCGGTCTTGTAACGCAGTGAGGACAGGCCGGAACTCTTTGGTGCTTCCAAAAAGGACGGCAGAAGAGGGGTCTCTGGCTCAGGGGAAGGAGACAGAGGAGGAAACAGAGATGAGAACAAATCCAGCCCATCTGTGAGCTCCAGGAACATCTGTTAGAGACATAACATGTTAAAATTTAGTcaaaatatgagcctacctaggtttaactttcaacaaagaatatgataaaattaaattggaattttatttaaaattgcatgtccagcTGCAGACCATTAATGGACAGCCAATCCACAGCCGAGTGTAGACATGTGCAATAAAAGGTTACAACATTCCAGGATCTTAATGCAACTTTATGTCCCTTTCGCAGTGAAATAGTATGCAAGAAACATTCAATATATTAAACATTGCATTtagtttgaagggacatgaaacccatgatttctcattcagatagagaatacaaaacattttaaacattcaaatttaattatttagtttagattattctttatgtatcctttgttaaagaaatagcaatacacatgggtgagccaatcacacaagttatttatgtgcagccactgagcataatttagatatacttttcaacaaaggatattgagaataatgaaaatgttatttaaaaaatacatgctCTGTCTAAAAGAAAAaccaatttcatgtcccttttaaagggacagtctacaatagaatttgtatagtTTTATAAGAGATAacacattacccattccccagttttgcataaccagcagttatattaatacactttttacctctgataaccttgtatccaagtctctgcagactgccccctgatcacatgactattatctattgagttgcatttagtactgtgccaACTCTTTAATAACTCCACAGCCATAAACAAATTGTTATCtattgcccacatgaactagcagtctcctaatGTGCAAATCAATTACAAAAGCATgcgattaaagggaaagtcaatcctagcatttttgaaacaaataaagggaactttcattaaGGAAGTATAACAGCTCATGCAGAAAGCTTCTTTGTTTCAAGTGATTGCCGTTCTGTTTCGctagaggtgacgtttccacctcttagccaatagccgtgcggtaaatccagcttgccGCCCATGGGGCCGGATTTCCCGCACGccatttgctaagaggtgaaaacatcacctcttagcaacaCAAATtgctgctgtgggct
The nucleotide sequence above comes from Bombina bombina isolate aBomBom1 chromosome 7, aBomBom1.pri, whole genome shotgun sequence. Encoded proteins:
- the LOC128635744 gene encoding mRNA decay activator protein ZFP36L3-like, producing the protein MESAGDTKMFLELTDGLDLFSSLFPPLSPSPEPETPLLPSFLEAPKSSGLSSLRYKTELCSRYAESGFCAYRNRCQFAHGLSELRPPIQHPKYKTELCRSFHVLGTCNYGLRCLFIHSPQERRELPSSPDALRLPTRRNSAPYSKERCRLWRSPGGCPYGARCHFQHPKSGREPCRHFAALGDCPYGARCHFSHSPPLDRWGTVGEGSGSLSPTDPDSESGTPLLSESPANNAFSFASLLLPLSLRLQILGEGGDFPGAADSIFSEDENSQGL